A stretch of the Stegostoma tigrinum isolate sSteTig4 chromosome 34, sSteTig4.hap1, whole genome shotgun sequence genome encodes the following:
- the LOC132206261 gene encoding butyrophilin subfamily 1 member A1-like: MLHVTASSSVYLLFLFPEWKRICAYKVSVTLDVETTQPRLEVSEDLKSLRWTGTRRDLPVTGKRFIHSACTCVLGSEGFTSGRHYWEVEVVGNRRWSLGVASESVEREDWVSLIPENGFWTIGWVENQFYIKSSQTRLPVGQDPRKVGVYLSYEPGTVSFYNADTKSHLHTFTGNKFTGKLYPFFCSWDLNQFLRICS; this comes from the exons atgctTCATGTCACAGCAAGTTCTTCAGTCTATTTATTATTTCTGTTTCCAGAGTGGAAGAGAATTTGTGCGTATAAAG TctctgtgaccctggatgtggaAACAACGCAACCCCGGCTCGAGGTGTCTGAGGATCTGAAGAGTTTGAGATGGACTGGGACCCGGAGGGATCTCCCTGTCACCGGGAAGAGGTTTATACACAGTGCCTGTACCTGTGTCCTAGGATCAGAGGGATTCACATCGGGGAGACATTactgggaggtggaggtggtggggaATCGGCGCTGGAGTCTGGGAGTGGCCTCAGAGTCTGTGGAGAGGGAGGACTGGGTCAGTCTGATCCCGGAGAATGGATTCTGGACCATTGGGTGGGTTGAGAATCAGTTTTATATAAAATCCTCTCAAACCCGTCTCCCTGTCGGTCAGGACCCCAGGAAGGTGGGCGTTTATCTCAGTTATGAGCCTGGGACAGTTTCATTTTACAACGCGGACAccaagtcccatctccacacCTTCACTGGGAATAAATTCACTGGGAAACTTTATCCTTTCTTCTGTAGTTGGGATTTAAACCAGTTTCTGAGAATCTGCTCCTGA